A region of Nitrosarchaeum sp. DNA encodes the following proteins:
- a CDS encoding zinc-ribbon domain-containing protein has translation MKPQSCRNCGKELHQNQRVCPSCGRDTGYDDVE, from the coding sequence GTGAAACCTCAATCATGTAGAAACTGTGGAAAAGAGTTACATCAAAATCAAAGAGTTTGCCCTAGTTGTGGTAGGGATACGGGTTATGATGATGTGGAATAA
- a CDS encoding YkgJ family cysteine cluster protein, protein MSQKEIEESLNLLQKDWDVDPILRQFILGKITDVSDYSIKVKDVIFHIPYLTSEKKYILWKCFWPDCHNCCDRQGRLPLTSDDLITIGKGLKYKKTSDFIKNETITTTWQDSSPSGQITTMTTINLKRKKDETIQEDGTHISCRFLDEKGGCSMHPDRPGVCYLYPFSTWLENEKGMARVHATYQFTGDCPGFYLAEDIQQMKQELKDYSKIIYDYTLSSSRTMRENFGSVSFG, encoded by the coding sequence TTGTCTCAAAAAGAAATTGAAGAATCACTGAATTTATTACAAAAAGATTGGGATGTTGATCCAATTTTGCGCCAATTCATACTAGGAAAAATAACTGATGTTAGTGATTATTCCATTAAAGTAAAAGATGTTATTTTTCATATCCCATATTTAACATCTGAAAAAAAATATATTTTGTGGAAATGTTTTTGGCCTGATTGTCATAACTGCTGTGATCGACAAGGTAGATTGCCATTAACTTCTGATGATCTAATTACAATTGGAAAGGGTCTAAAATACAAAAAAACATCTGATTTTATAAAAAACGAAACAATAACTACAACTTGGCAAGACTCTTCTCCTTCTGGCCAAATCACCACAATGACTACAATTAATCTAAAACGAAAAAAAGATGAGACTATACAGGAAGATGGAACTCATATTTCTTGTAGATTCTTAGATGAAAAAGGTGGATGTAGTATGCATCCAGATAGGCCTGGCGTATGTTATCTCTATCCTTTCTCTACATGGCTTGAAAATGAAAAAGGTATGGCACGAGTTCATGCTACATACCAGTTTACTGGTGATTGTCCTGGATTTTACCTAGCAGAAGACATACAACAAATGAAACAAGAACTCAAAGATTATTCAAAAATAATTTATGATTATACCTTATCATCAAGCAGAACAATGAGAGAAAACTTTGGTTCTGTAAGTTTTGGTTAG
- a CDS encoding rhodanese-like domain-containing protein encodes MADKITAKELMSQKNDFVIIDVREIDELKGGIIEDSVHMPLGLAIRNAKKKQIEDMRDKKICTYCSSGYRGNIAADELTKEGFYAITLDGGYSSWL; translated from the coding sequence ATGGCAGACAAGATTACAGCAAAAGAGCTAATGTCTCAAAAAAATGATTTTGTAATAATTGATGTTCGTGAAATTGATGAATTAAAGGGAGGAATAATTGAAGACTCTGTTCATATGCCTTTAGGGTTGGCAATTCGTAATGCAAAGAAAAAACAGATTGAAGATATGCGAGACAAAAAGATCTGCACGTATTGCAGTTCTGGATATCGGGGAAACATCGCAGCTGATGAGTTGACAAAAGAAGGATTTTACGCAATTACACTTGATGGTGGATATTCTTCTTGGCTCTAA
- a CDS encoding LSM domain-containing protein produces the protein MGDEISNLMSNNKDKVILLRLRNNKSVRGNLQDFDVHMNLTLDDAEDISDGKTVKLGKILLRGDNILAVSLPDEES, from the coding sequence ATGGGCGATGAAATTTCTAATTTAATGAGCAATAACAAGGATAAAGTCATTTTATTGCGATTAAGAAACAACAAATCTGTTAGGGGAAATTTGCAAGACTTTGATGTTCATATGAATTTGACATTAGATGATGCTGAAGATATCTCCGATGGAAAAACTGTAAAACTCGGAAAGATACTTTTACGTGGAGATAATATTTTGGCAGTATCACTACCAGATGAAGAATCTTAG
- a CDS encoding nitroreductase family protein, whose amino-acid sequence MDTFDAIKSRRSIKSFQNYTMSKEEINQLLEAAILSPTSYNIQNWRFVIVTKQEIKDKLCALSYGQKQVAEASLVIILCADLKAWDKDPEQYWINIPEGPRQSIAKAIRQSYAGNPTLEKDEAMRSCGFAAQTIMLAAKAMGYDTCPMEGFDFGKVGNLINLPSDHIISMMVVVGKKAKDAAPRGGQLPLSKVVFEDHF is encoded by the coding sequence ATGGATACATTTGACGCAATAAAATCAAGAAGATCAATTAAGAGTTTTCAAAATTATACAATGAGTAAAGAAGAGATTAATCAATTATTGGAAGCTGCCATTTTATCTCCAACATCATACAACATCCAGAATTGGCGATTTGTCATTGTGACAAAACAGGAGATCAAAGACAAGCTTTGCGCTTTATCATATGGTCAGAAACAAGTGGCAGAAGCCTCTTTGGTAATTATTTTATGTGCTGACTTGAAAGCATGGGACAAAGATCCTGAACAATACTGGATAAACATTCCAGAAGGCCCACGTCAATCCATTGCAAAAGCAATAAGACAATCATATGCTGGAAATCCAACACTTGAAAAAGATGAGGCAATGCGTTCCTGTGGATTTGCAGCTCAAACTATAATGCTTGCAGCAAAAGCAATGGGTTATGACACTTGCCCTATGGAGGGATTTGATTTTGGAAAAGTTGGCAATCTGATTAATCTGCCATCTGATCATATCATATCTATGATGGTAGTTGTTGGCAAAAAAGCAAAAGATGCTGCTCCTAGAGGTGGACAGTTACCATTATCTAAAGTAGTCTTTGAAGATCATTTTTAG
- a CDS encoding ribosomal L7Ae/L30e/S12e/Gadd45 family protein translates to MSKILEKTLKDAHKENTLTIGTKQVLNSMKDSKLIVLSQSVKKEMFAKIESDAKKEKIPLVNFQGTSVALGRLCGLQFRISTISFTSITDANIKSILKDTETEEKNE, encoded by the coding sequence ATGAGTAAGATACTAGAAAAGACACTAAAAGATGCACATAAAGAAAATACATTAACAATTGGCACTAAACAAGTATTGAACTCTATGAAAGATTCCAAATTAATTGTCCTGTCTCAATCTGTAAAAAAAGAGATGTTTGCAAAAATTGAATCAGATGCGAAAAAAGAAAAAATACCATTAGTTAACTTTCAGGGAACTTCAGTTGCATTAGGGAGACTATGCGGCTTACAATTCCGAATCTCAACAATATCATTTACATCAATAACTGATGCAAACATTAAATCAATTCTTAAAGATACAGAAACTGAGGAAAAAAATGAATAA
- a CDS encoding 30S ribosomal protein S12 translates to MTKSPLGLFAGRVLIAKRKRQRWAISTYKRRKLGIDKKADPLGGAPQGRGIVLEKVGIAAKQPNSAVRKCVRVQLIKNGKTVTAFLPRDGAMNFIDEHDEVHIQGMGATQGGAMGDIPGVRFKVFKVNGTSLNELVTGKKEKPRR, encoded by the coding sequence ATGACAAAATCACCACTAGGTTTATTCGCAGGCAGAGTTCTAATCGCAAAACGAAAGAGACAACGATGGGCAATCTCTACTTACAAAAGAAGAAAACTTGGTATCGATAAAAAAGCAGATCCTCTTGGTGGTGCTCCGCAAGGAAGAGGAATAGTCTTAGAAAAAGTAGGTATTGCAGCAAAACAACCAAACTCTGCTGTAAGAAAATGTGTTAGAGTTCAATTAATTAAAAATGGTAAAACCGTAACAGCATTCTTGCCACGAGACGGTGCAATGAATTTCATCGATGAACACGATGAAGTACACATCCAAGGAATGGGTGCAACACAAGGTGGTGCAATGGGAGATATTCCAGGTGTACGATTCAAAGTATTCAAAGTAAATGGAACATCACTTAACGAACTAGTAACTGGCAAGAAAGAAAAACCAAGGAGATAA
- a CDS encoding DNA-directed RNA polymerase subunit A': MSIQAIKTIDAIRFSVWSPTEIRKYSVAEITAPETYDEDGMPVQGGLMDGRLGTLEPGQKCLTCGNTAARCPGHFGHIELAEPVLHIAFIDNIYKLLQSTCRSCARLKVPQEDLEEFRKIKEKHAAYTVISEKRIPEQIIEKAKKAKECPHCGKTQYELIFTKPTIFVEKTEIGEHRLLPITIRERFTQIIDDDLNLLSYDPVTARPEWFILQALPVPPVTVRPSIILETGIRSEDDLTHKMVDIIRVNQRLKESKEAGTPPLIVQDLVDLLQYHTTTYFDNEVSGIPQAHHRSGRPLKTLTQRLKGKEGRFRGSLSGKRVDFSSRTVISPDPNLDLSEVGVPEQVAMKLTIPEIVTEWNIERMRTLVINGPNKFPGVNYIVRPDGVKIRLDFVEDRSTIAETLEIGYLVERHLANGDIVLFNRQPSLHQMSIMAHYVRVLPGKTFRLHPSVCPPYNADFDGDEMNLHVPQSEEARAEAILLMRVQDQLISPRYGGPIIGALRDFVTGAYLLTKDDTILTPQEFYNYAMLGGYTDKLPKPATKTKDGLMYTGKQLFSLFLPKDFNYVITSKWSKGTKGAQKDVVIKNGELLSGVIDKSSIGAEEPESVLHRIAKDYGNTKAKNFLNSILIMVKQYITHYGFSYGYADLEVPEKEKQQILDDIQETYGIISDLTSQYEKGTLKLTRGMRPEEALEAYIVNELGKARDKAGMTADQSLDQSNAGRIMATTGARGSALNIGQMAGALGQQSRRGSRLHAGYNNRALPHYQEHDKNPDAHGFVKSNYREGLSALEFFFHAMGGREGLVDTAVRTQQSGYMQRRLINALEHIRLEYDGTVRDPHGHIIQFLYGEDGIDVAKSDHGEAFNVNRLIESQIIVDSGKKATKEEITELTKKYTKTFNPRLKELVSEGLLDSKLSKEGAEIVCKKGLSLYNKAKVEPGQAVGIITAQSIGEPGTQMTLRTFHFAGIAERNVTLGLPRLIELVDARKKPVTPTMDIYLDNESKKSREKAIDIARNVLQTKVSALISDSETDYTSQIKLILSANRLKERGCTVSEVEAALQSNKKFKIETTGDLITLKLVDESDAPTVIAIRNKILNTTVKGVPDIERVTLVQKDDEWVIQTTGSNIAKVLEVQGIDKKNVRTNNVFEIAGTLGIEASRNALINELKNTLEDQGLEVDNRYIMLVSDLMCSRGYMQQIGRHGIAGTKDSVLARAAFEITVPTIAHAALAGEVEQLKGITENVIVGSMIPIGSGTVDLYMQVSKKK; this comes from the coding sequence ATGTCGATTCAAGCAATTAAAACAATTGATGCAATTAGATTTTCAGTTTGGTCTCCAACTGAAATTAGAAAATATTCTGTAGCTGAAATTACAGCTCCTGAAACATATGATGAAGATGGAATGCCTGTACAAGGAGGCCTTATGGATGGTAGACTTGGTACACTTGAACCTGGACAGAAATGTCTAACATGTGGAAATACTGCTGCTAGATGCCCTGGTCACTTTGGTCATATTGAACTTGCAGAACCTGTTTTGCATATTGCATTTATTGATAATATTTACAAGCTATTACAATCAACTTGTCGTTCTTGTGCAAGACTCAAGGTCCCACAAGAAGATTTAGAAGAATTTAGAAAAATCAAAGAAAAACATGCTGCTTATACTGTAATTTCTGAAAAACGTATTCCAGAGCAAATTATTGAAAAAGCAAAAAAAGCAAAAGAATGTCCTCATTGTGGTAAAACACAATACGAGCTAATCTTTACAAAACCTACTATCTTTGTTGAAAAAACAGAGATTGGTGAACACAGATTATTACCAATTACAATTAGGGAAAGATTCACTCAAATTATTGATGATGATCTTAACTTATTATCGTATGATCCTGTGACTGCAAGACCTGAATGGTTTATTTTACAAGCACTACCTGTTCCACCCGTAACTGTAAGACCATCAATTATTCTTGAAACTGGAATTCGTTCTGAAGATGACTTAACACACAAGATGGTAGATATTATCAGAGTTAATCAAAGACTAAAAGAAAGTAAAGAAGCAGGAACACCTCCTTTAATTGTTCAAGATTTAGTAGACTTGTTACAATATCATACAACCACATATTTTGATAATGAAGTATCTGGCATCCCACAAGCTCATCATCGTTCAGGGCGTCCACTAAAAACATTAACTCAAAGATTAAAAGGAAAAGAAGGAAGATTCAGAGGTTCACTTTCTGGAAAGAGAGTAGATTTCTCTAGTAGAACTGTAATCTCACCTGACCCTAACTTAGATTTGTCTGAAGTAGGAGTTCCTGAACAAGTTGCAATGAAATTAACAATTCCTGAAATTGTTACTGAATGGAATATTGAAAGAATGAGAACACTTGTAATAAATGGACCAAACAAATTCCCGGGTGTTAACTATATCGTGAGACCAGATGGTGTTAAAATTAGATTAGATTTTGTTGAAGATCGTTCTACAATAGCTGAAACATTAGAAATTGGTTATCTTGTAGAAAGACATCTTGCTAATGGTGATATTGTCTTGTTTAACAGACAGCCTTCTCTTCACCAAATGTCAATTATGGCTCACTATGTGAGAGTATTACCAGGAAAAACTTTCAGATTACATCCATCTGTTTGTCCTCCATACAACGCAGATTTTGATGGTGATGAGATGAATCTTCACGTTCCTCAAAGTGAAGAAGCAAGAGCAGAAGCAATTCTCTTAATGAGAGTTCAAGATCAATTAATTTCACCAAGATATGGTGGTCCAATTATTGGAGCTCTAAGAGATTTTGTTACTGGTGCTTATCTTTTGACTAAAGATGATACTATTTTGACTCCACAAGAATTTTACAATTACGCAATGCTTGGTGGATATACAGATAAACTTCCAAAACCTGCAACAAAAACTAAAGACGGTTTGATGTATACTGGTAAACAATTATTCTCATTATTCTTACCAAAAGATTTCAACTATGTCATTACATCAAAGTGGTCCAAAGGAACAAAAGGCGCACAAAAGGATGTTGTAATTAAAAACGGTGAATTACTTAGTGGCGTAATTGATAAATCTTCAATTGGTGCAGAAGAACCAGAAAGTGTGTTGCATAGAATTGCAAAAGACTATGGTAACACAAAGGCAAAGAACTTTTTGAATTCTATCCTAATTATGGTAAAACAATACATTACTCACTATGGATTTAGCTATGGTTACGCAGATCTTGAAGTACCTGAAAAAGAGAAACAGCAGATTCTTGATGACATTCAGGAAACATATGGTATCATATCTGATCTTACTTCTCAATATGAAAAAGGAACTCTAAAGCTTACTAGAGGAATGAGACCTGAGGAAGCACTAGAAGCATACATTGTAAATGAGTTAGGAAAAGCAAGAGACAAAGCTGGTATGACTGCAGATCAATCCCTTGATCAAAGTAATGCTGGAAGAATTATGGCTACAACTGGTGCAAGAGGTTCAGCACTTAACATCGGTCAGATGGCAGGTGCATTAGGACAACAATCAAGAAGAGGAAGTAGATTACATGCTGGTTACAATAATCGTGCATTACCGCACTATCAAGAACATGATAAAAATCCTGACGCACATGGTTTTGTTAAATCAAATTACAGAGAAGGACTTTCTGCACTTGAATTCTTCTTCCATGCAATGGGAGGTAGAGAAGGTCTTGTAGATACTGCAGTTAGAACACAACAAAGTGGATACATGCAGCGTAGACTTATCAACGCGTTAGAGCACATTAGATTAGAATATGATGGAACTGTAAGAGATCCACACGGTCACATCATTCAATTCCTTTATGGTGAAGATGGAATAGATGTTGCAAAAAGTGATCATGGTGAAGCATTCAATGTTAATAGATTAATCGAATCACAAATCATTGTTGATTCTGGAAAGAAGGCAACAAAAGAAGAAATTACTGAATTAACAAAGAAATACACAAAGACATTCAATCCTAGATTAAAGGAACTTGTATCTGAAGGATTACTTGATTCAAAATTAAGTAAGGAAGGTGCAGAAATTGTTTGTAAGAAAGGTCTATCATTATACAACAAAGCCAAAGTTGAACCAGGACAAGCAGTAGGAATTATCACTGCACAATCCATTGGTGAACCTGGTACTCAGATGACTCTAAGAACATTCCACTTTGCAGGAATTGCAGAAAGAAACGTAACTTTAGGTCTTCCAAGATTAATTGAACTTGTTGATGCAAGAAAGAAACCTGTCACACCAACTATGGATATTTATCTTGATAATGAATCTAAAAAATCAAGAGAAAAAGCAATCGATATAGCAAGAAATGTTTTGCAAACTAAAGTAAGTGCATTAATCTCTGACAGTGAAACTGATTACACATCTCAAATTAAATTAATTCTTAGTGCAAACAGACTCAAAGAAAGAGGATGTACTGTTAGTGAAGTAGAGGCAGCATTACAATCAAACAAAAAATTCAAAATAGAAACAACTGGGGACCTAATAACTCTAAAACTAGTCGATGAATCTGATGCTCCAACTGTTATTGCAATTAGAAACAAAATACTCAATACTACTGTAAAGGGAGTCCCAGATATTGAACGTGTAACTCTAGTTCAAAAAGACGATGAGTGGGTAATTCAAACAACTGGTTCAAACATTGCCAAAGTCCTTGAAGTTCAAGGAATAGATAAGAAAAACGTTAGAACAAACAATGTGTTTGAAATTGCTGGTACATTAGGAATAGAGGCATCTAGAAATGCTCTGATAAATGAGCTGAAAAATACTCTGGAAGATCAAGGTCTGGAAGTAGATAATAGGTATATCATGTTAGTATCTGATTTAATGTGCTCAAGAGGATACATGCAACAAATTGGTAGACATGGAATTGCTGGTACTAAAGATAGTGTTCTTGCAAGAGCCGCATTTGAAATTACAGTTCCAACAATTGCACATGCTGCATTAGCTGGTGAAGTTGAACAACTCAAGGGTATTACTGAAAACGTAATCGTTGGTAGTATGATTCCAATTGGAAGTGGAACCGTAGACCTTTACATGCAAGTAAGTAAGAAGAAATGA
- a CDS encoding tetratricopeptide repeat protein, producing MFGYKIGLLLVLIVLFPLMPSIFADPILLDFDKTEYHTGDNMIITGHISNYKMPIIAMSLFDPEGDILSANNLIINSNGTFSKAFSLDSPFYDKSGQYTVKLNYGKIVQNEFFTIVGNTSEPEIAIPESIIPEIISINTDKNQYYDQNFITITGSVNTIDSPTVLIGVHDPYGTPIGFYFGEINSSLQFSTKFLVKSGVNFKVDGTYQVKAHYGESEKTINFEFSKKLDTVEPEIKTPEIKTPEIKTPEIKTPEIKTPEIKTPEIKTPEIKTSEKNINSVDYQPQIKKYDNLSVEDIELGKLLNQINLDCDHSRFIDTISYNDGMGPALYRLCKFDQSLSFFNDSLSKDPNNVEIITSKGSVLGKMGRTLESISYYDTALNIDPNFIPAINNKANALANMKKYDESISLYNKALEKNPSYDTARKNLQLVLQESSLENKVIFTEYASTSTDVSSNIVSSKDTMTEKLQTENNLKTQTKNPTNIFEELSLVFSSLGSLFGFQN from the coding sequence GTGTTTGGATATAAAATTGGATTGTTACTAGTGTTAATTGTATTATTTCCACTTATGCCTTCAATATTTGCAGATCCAATTTTGTTAGACTTTGATAAAACCGAATACCATACTGGTGATAATATGATCATAACAGGACATATCTCAAACTATAAGATGCCAATAATAGCAATGAGTCTTTTTGATCCTGAAGGCGATATTTTATCTGCAAATAATTTGATTATCAACTCTAATGGTACCTTCTCCAAAGCATTTTCCTTAGACTCTCCTTTTTATGATAAATCAGGACAATATACTGTAAAACTAAATTATGGTAAGATAGTCCAAAATGAATTTTTTACAATTGTAGGTAATACTTCTGAGCCTGAAATAGCAATTCCAGAATCTATAATTCCTGAAATTATTTCCATAAACACTGACAAGAATCAATACTATGATCAAAACTTTATTACAATAACCGGTTCTGTTAATACAATTGATTCTCCGACTGTACTGATTGGGGTTCATGATCCATATGGTACACCAATCGGATTTTATTTTGGAGAAATTAATTCTAGCTTGCAATTTTCTACAAAGTTTCTTGTAAAGTCTGGCGTTAATTTTAAAGTGGATGGAACTTATCAAGTAAAAGCACACTATGGTGAGAGTGAAAAAACAATAAACTTTGAATTTTCTAAAAAACTTGATACTGTAGAACCAGAAATAAAAACACCAGAAATAAAAACACCAGAAATAAAAACACCAGAAATAAAAACACCAGAAATAAAAACACCAGAAATAAAAACACCAGAAATAAAAACACCAGAAATAAAAACTTCTGAAAAAAATATTAATTCCGTAGATTACCAACCTCAGATAAAAAAATATGATAATCTATCTGTTGAAGATATAGAGCTAGGAAAACTACTAAATCAAATTAATTTGGATTGTGATCATAGTAGATTCATCGATACCATTTCATATAATGATGGAATGGGACCCGCGTTATACCGACTTTGCAAATTTGATCAGTCCTTGAGTTTCTTTAATGACTCTTTATCAAAAGATCCAAACAATGTTGAAATTATTACCAGTAAAGGTTCTGTCCTTGGAAAAATGGGTCGTACTTTAGAATCTATTTCATATTATGATACAGCTCTTAATATAGATCCAAATTTTATTCCTGCAATTAACAATAAAGCAAATGCCCTTGCAAATATGAAAAAATACGATGAATCTATCTCTCTTTACAATAAAGCTCTTGAAAAAAATCCAAGTTATGATACCGCAAGAAAAAATCTCCAATTAGTTTTACAAGAATCCTCATTGGAAAATAAGGTAATATTTACTGAATATGCTTCTACAAGCACAGATGTTTCATCTAATATTGTATCTTCAAAAGATACCATGACTGAAAAACTGCAAACGGAAAATAATTTAAAAACACAAACAAAAAATCCAACTAATATTTTTGAGGAGTTATCTTTGGTATTTTCATCATTAGGCTCCCTCTTCGGATTTCAAAATTAA
- a CDS encoding NAD(P)/FAD-dependent oxidoreductase, whose amino-acid sequence MKIAVMGMGVAGSYLMARLKNSEHEVVGYERSTQERHDSICAWGTIKSELDKFCSKVGRNFDDFLIHDGKTMHVKMNNNVKFDIGLHGLCTYDKLALIKDFIKDSKIIYGIAPKLEELEKEYDMIVDCTGFARTYLPKLEEDFFLPTYEYKVEYEDKVPFDDFYIEPFPGMSGYFWYFPLGEKYAHIGAGDYRKNHIKATDDFLKKYGGKVQKTKGRPIRLATPGKCKPFYKGKVVGVGESIGTVYALLGEGIIPSMQCVDIFVENMHDFAAYEKAVDEHYKIYDKVFKFVRAKIHKDFNFFKSLPDFISIFRYMKKNEARFGMDVKISDLMKVAKA is encoded by the coding sequence ATGAAGATTGCAGTTATGGGCATGGGTGTCGCAGGGAGTTATCTTATGGCCAGACTCAAAAATTCAGAACATGAGGTTGTAGGTTATGAACGAAGTACACAAGAGAGACATGATTCTATTTGCGCATGGGGTACAATAAAATCAGAACTAGACAAGTTTTGCAGCAAAGTAGGACGAAATTTTGATGACTTTCTAATCCATGACGGAAAAACCATGCATGTAAAGATGAATAATAACGTAAAATTTGATATCGGTCTGCATGGCTTGTGTACATATGACAAACTTGCATTAATCAAAGATTTCATTAAAGATTCTAAAATTATCTACGGCATAGCACCAAAGCTAGAAGAACTAGAAAAAGAGTATGATATGATAGTTGATTGTACTGGATTTGCAAGAACTTATCTTCCAAAGTTAGAAGAGGATTTTTTCTTACCAACATACGAATACAAAGTAGAATATGAAGATAAGGTTCCATTTGATGACTTTTACATTGAACCATTTCCAGGAATGTCTGGATATTTTTGGTATTTTCCACTAGGTGAAAAGTATGCACATATTGGTGCAGGCGATTACAGAAAGAATCACATCAAAGCAACTGACGATTTTCTAAAAAAGTATGGCGGTAAAGTTCAAAAAACTAAAGGAAGACCAATCAGACTTGCAACTCCTGGTAAGTGCAAACCGTTTTACAAAGGAAAGGTTGTAGGAGTTGGAGAATCAATTGGTACTGTCTATGCGTTACTAGGTGAGGGAATCATTCCAAGTATGCAGTGTGTTGATATCTTTGTTGAGAACATGCACGATTTTGCAGCTTATGAAAAAGCAGTTGATGAACATTATAAGATATACGACAAAGTTTTCAAGTTTGTTAGAGCAAAGATCCACAAGGACTTTAATTTCTTCAAGTCACTTCCAGACTTTATCTCAATTTTCAGATACATGAAGAAAAACGAAGCTAGATTTGGAATGGATGTAAAGATTTCTGATCTGATGAAAGTAGCAAAGGCCTAA
- a CDS encoding NusA-like transcription termination signal-binding factor, protein MTQSIKLTTDQMRMMSLFQNVTGATARDCVEDEKQDRVIFVVNTGKMGLAIGKGGIHIKSLQNIVKKNVELVEFDEDPAKFLTNLLNSKLVSEVKINTRADGSKQAIVMVDPRKKGIVVGREGRNAEKARLLAKRYFDITSVLINSPEKATLEM, encoded by the coding sequence ATGACACAATCAATTAAACTTACAACAGATCAAATGCGAATGATGTCACTCTTTCAAAATGTTACAGGTGCAACTGCTCGTGATTGTGTCGAAGATGAAAAACAAGATCGTGTAATTTTTGTAGTAAATACTGGTAAAATGGGCTTGGCAATCGGAAAAGGTGGAATTCATATCAAATCATTGCAAAACATTGTAAAGAAAAATGTCGAACTCGTTGAATTTGACGAGGATCCAGCCAAATTCTTAACAAATCTCCTTAATTCTAAACTCGTCTCTGAAGTAAAAATAAATACACGTGCCGATGGTTCAAAACAGGCAATAGTTATGGTAGACCCAAGAAAGAAAGGCATTGTTGTAGGAAGAGAAGGCAGAAACGCTGAGAAAGCAAGACTTTTAGCTAAACGATATTTTGATATTACAAGTGTGCTGATTAATAGTCCTGAAAAAGCAACATTGGAGATGTAA
- a CDS encoding 30S ribosomal protein S7, with protein sequence MAETKNFLLFRKWDMSDIEIQDPGLKTAISLRRQILPYTFGRSALKRFNKAEVNIVERLCNKVMHFGKKYAKNTGRMTGKKTKVLNTVKVAFDIIALKTGKNPVEVLVRAIENSAPNEDTTRIVYGGTVYHVSVDVAPIRRVDMALKFIADSIRDATYSNPKPIEEHMAEQLILAAANDPNAPSVKKKHELERIAQASR encoded by the coding sequence TTGGCTGAGACAAAAAATTTCTTATTATTTAGAAAATGGGACATGTCTGATATTGAAATTCAAGATCCTGGATTAAAGACAGCAATTTCATTAAGACGACAAATCTTGCCCTACACTTTTGGTCGTTCAGCATTAAAGAGATTTAACAAAGCTGAAGTAAACATTGTAGAAAGACTTTGCAACAAAGTCATGCACTTTGGAAAGAAATATGCTAAAAACACTGGACGTATGACTGGTAAGAAAACCAAAGTACTCAACACTGTTAAAGTTGCATTTGATATTATTGCCTTAAAGACTGGTAAAAATCCAGTTGAGGTGTTAGTTAGAGCAATTGAAAACTCTGCACCAAATGAAGACACTACACGAATTGTATATGGTGGTACAGTCTACCATGTATCAGTAGATGTAGCTCCAATTAGAAGAGTCGACATGGCACTAAAGTTCATTGCAGACTCTATACGAGATGCGACATATTCTAATCCAAAACCAATTGAGGAACACATGGCCGAACAACTAATTTTGGCTGCAGCAAACGACCCAAACGCTCCTTCTGTAAAGAAGAAGCACGAATTAGAAAGAATAGCGCAAGCTTCTAGATAG